Within the Beduinella massiliensis genome, the region GGCGGAGACGACGCACTGGCGCTCATTATCGTGCGGCTCACGAAGCTGCCGATCGCTAAGGCCTATTTTTTCACGGACTTCGTCGTGCTGATGCTCTCTCTCACCTACATCCCCGTCACCAAAATACTCTGTTCGCTGGTGACGGTGACGATTTCCTCTTTCATCATCGGGCGCATCCACACGCTTGGAAACAGCGTAGTGCCGGAAACGGAATAAGCAAACCCGAACATAGATGTCGTCCTTCACCCATCAGCGCGAATCCTCCTCGAGGAATTCGGCGCTGATTCGTTTTGCTCATTGCTTGAAGAAGCTCTCCAACCGTTTGCTTCGCAGCGCCCAGTCAAGCTCCCGCGCGTCGCCTTCTGTCCCCGATAGCAGGTATTCTGCCATTTCGTCTCCAAGCCCGGCCGCTCTCACGCACTCCAAGATCAGGCTCTTTAGCAGTTCCTCGGTCTGCGCCCTGTTTCTATCCTTGAAAAAGGCCGCGATTTCCCGGTAGTCCGCTGCGTTCAGCTCCGGCAGGCGCAGCGTTTTTTGTGCGACGGCATGCCCGATGACGCTGCGCAACACCACGCCGCAGAGGTTAAACGGCAGGTCGCGATATTCCGCGCTGTAAAAGTGCAGCGCTCCCCGCACGAATTGTTTCGATAGGGTAGAAAGGAATCGCTGCTCCATCGATAGGTACGAGAGATAAACAGATACGGCGTGCACACCCTGCAAGTCTCCGATGGGCCTGCGCGTCGGATAACTCAGCGCGATGCCGTGCTCGTGCGGGGAAAACAGCACGTCGTAGTGCGTCAGGAAGAACGGTATTTCCCGCGTCACCGCCTCCTCATAGAACGACACACCGTAGGATTGGAATGTCCGTTGCAGCCTTTCATACTTCATTCGGCAGAAGAGCGCTTTTTGCCGAATCGCTTCCAGCCCCATGTCGTACAGAGCCTGCGCGGTCGGCTTACTTTGTGTGGGCAGGGCCGAAGCCGTTAAGCGCCGCTCGCCTTCCCGTATGCAGTAAAGCGCCGCTTCCATCAGTTGACCGGCGGTTTCGTAAGGAATTGAGGTGCTGTCATTTCCGGCGTACTTTCGGGCGAGCCTGGCGACAACCAGCAGCGCTTCCTCCGCTTCAATCATCCTTCCTCCCCCTCCTCAAAAGATCAGTTCGCGCAGCGCGGCATCGTAAAGCTCCTTCTCCCAGCGCGTTTCCTCCGAAAACTGTTCGTATTCGCCGGCCCCCTGGCTGGCCTCATATCCGCGATATCCCGCACGAATGGCGCGCGCAAAGCGGTCAAGGCAGGTCTCTGCCAGATATTCTACCGATCCAAAGCAGACGTTGTCGAACTGTTCCCGCATAAATGCGAGCAGCTCGTCGTCCGTCAGACGGTCTCCCGACTCGTTTTTAAAGAGATAAAACACGTCCAGCAGTTCCCCGACCGTCCTTATGTATTCCTCCTTGGACAGGTACGCCGAATCAAAAAACGCAAAAATCAGCTTGGGCAGGATGCTCTCAGCGAATTCTACCCGCTCGTGTTTCTGCAAGGATTGTGTCCGGTTCGCCAGCAACGCCTTGGCGTCCTCTTCGCGCAGCGTGAGGCCGTATGCCTCCAATTTTTTGTTGCAGGCAAGCATTCTTCCAATCTCCTCCTGTTCTGCGCTTCGTATCGCCAGTTGGAACAACTCTTCCTTCATGCTACATCCCGCCTTTCCAAGTCGTTCGCTTATTATAGCGAACGACGCCCGAAACAAACAGACTGTTTTTTGTGGACCGCATGTGGTATAATAAAGGTGCAAAAGGGAGAGGCCGAAACGTCCTCTCCCTTTTGATTGGATCCTCCGCAAAGTAAAAATCCACCGGCTGACCGGTGGATTTTTGCGATTAGTATTTTTCGCGGGCGGTATAGGTCGTATGCAGCAGCTTGTGCGCTTTGTGACTGTTCGGTTCCTGCAGGAACTCCGCGTACAGCTTCTTGACGGAGGGATTCTCGTGCGACTTGCGCAGCGCCTTTCCCTCGTCCTCGCCGTACAACGCCCTGGCGCGCAGTTCCTTCACGTTTACCTCAACCTGCACGTCCGCGCAGACGATCGGCTGACCGCCGCCCGTAACACAGCCGCCCGGGCACCCCATGATCTCGATGAAGTGATAATCCTTTTCGCCCGCCTTCACCGCGTCCATCAGCCGCGCGGCATTGCCGGTGCCGTGTGCGACGGCGACCTTCACGTCCATGTCGCCGACCTTCACACACGCCTCCTTGACGCCCTCAAAGCCGCGCACGTCCTCAAACTCCACCTTGTCCAGCGTCTTGCCGGTGACGACCTCGTACACCGTGCGAAGCGCCGCTTCCATCACGCCGCCCGTCACGCCAAAGATGACGCCCGCGCCCGTGGATTCGCCGAGCATGTCGTCGAAGTCCTCGTCGGGCAGTTTTGCAAAGTCGATGCCCGCCTGCTTGATCATTCGCGCCAGCTCACGCGTGGTGAGCACGACATCCACGTCCTGCATGCCGTCGCGCGCGAGCTCGGGACGCTTTGCCTCGAACTTCTTGGCTGTGCAGGGCATGATGGAGACGACCGCTATCTTGCGCGGATCGATGTCGTTCTTTTCCGCGTAATAGCTCTTGACCACCGCGCCGACCATCTCATGCGGCGACTTGCAGGAAGAAAGGTTCGGAATCATCTCCGGATAGTTGTGTTCACAGAACTTAATCCAGCCCGGCGAGCAGGAGGTGATCATCGGCAGCACGCCGCCGTCCTTCAGGCGGCCGAGCAACTCCGTGCCCTCCTCCAAGATCGTGAGGTCTGCGCCGAAATCGGTGTCGAACACCCGGTCAAAGCCCAGGCGGCGCAACGCGGCCGCCATCTTGCCGGTGACACAGGTGCCGATCGGCATGCCGAATTCCTCGCCCAGCGCAGCGCGCACGGCGGGTGCGGGCTGCACGACCACATGTACCTCCGGGTCAGCCAGCAGATCCCAAACCTTCTCGGTGTCGTCCTTTTCATGCAGCGCACCGACGGGGCACGCCTCGATACACTGGCCGCAGTTCACGCAGGCCACTTCGGACAAATGCTTGCCCCATGCGGGTGCGATGGCCGTCTCAAAGCCGCGGTTGACCGGGCCGATGACGCCGACCTTCTGCACCTTGGCGCAGGCGGCGACGCAGCGGCGGCACAGCACGCACTTGTTTGCCTCGCGCACGATGGAGGGCGAAAGATCGTCTGCGGGCAGGTCGGTTCTGCGCCCTTCAAAACGCGTCTCGTCGTCCACGCCCAAATCCTTGCACAGCTTTTGCAGCTCGCAGTTGCCGCTGCGCACACAGGTCAGGCACTTGCGCTCGTGGTTGGAAAGGATCAGCTCCAGGTTCATCTTGCGCGCCTCGCGCACGGCGGGCGTATTGGTACGCACCTTCATGCCGTTTGAAACCGGCAGCACGCAGGCGGCCTGCAAAGAACGCGCGCCCGTATCCACGCAGCACAGGCGGCAGGCGCCGATCTCGTTAATCCCCTTCAGGTAACATAGCGTTGGAATATGAATATGGGCTTTGCGTGCGGCTTCCAGCACGGTCGTGCCGGGCTCCACCTGCACCTCTACCCCATCGATGGTAAGGGTAACCAAATCCATGCTCGTTTCCTCCTTTTGCGCCTCGGCCTGGCGGCGTTACTTCTTGATGATCGCGCCGAAGCGGCACTTCTCGATACAGGTTCCGCACTTGACGCACTTCGTGTTGTCGATCACGTGCTGCTTCTTCACCTCGCCGCTGATCGCGCCCACCGGGCAGACCTTTGCGCAAAGCGTGCAGCCGCGGCACTTGTCAGTGACGACGTAATTGAGCAGCGCGGTGCAGTGCCCTGCAGGACAGCGCTTTTCGTAGATGTGCGCCTCGTATTCGTCGCGGAAGTATTTCAGGGTGGAAAGCACGGGGTTGGGCGCGGTCTGACCCAGGCCGCACAGCGCGGTGGCCTTGATATTCTTGGCTAGCGCCTCCAGCTTTTCGATGTCGCCGTCCTGACCCTCGCCGCGCGTGATGCGCTGCAGAATCTCCAGCATGCGGCGCGTGCCGATGCGGCACGGCGTGCACTTTCCGCAGGATTCATCGACCGTGAAGTCCAGGAAAAAGCGGGCGATGTCGACCATGCAGTTGTCCTCGTCCATGACGATCATGCCGCCAGAGCCCATCATCGAGCCGATCTCGATCAGCGAGTCGTACTCGATCGGGATGTCGAGGTACTTGGCCGGGATGCAGCCGCCGGAGGGGCCGCCCGTCTGCACCGCCTTGAAGGCCTTGCCGTTCGGGATGCCGCCGCCGATGTCGTAGATGATCTCGCGAAGCGGCGTGCCCATCGGAATCTCGACGAGGCCCGTATTGACGATCTTGCCGCCCAACGCGAAGACCTTGGTGCCCTTGGAGCGCTCGGTGCCCATGGCGGCGAACCAGTCCGCGCCGTTGAGGATGATCTGACAGACGTTCGCGTAGGTTTCGACGTTGTTGAGGACGGTCGGCTTGCCGAAGAGGCCCTTGACCGCCGGGAACGGCGGACGCGGCCTCGGCTCGCCGCGGCGGCCTTCGATAGATTCCATCAGCGCGGTTTCCTCGCCGCAGACGAAAGCGCCCGCGCCCAGGCGGATGTGCAGGTCGAACTTGAAGCCTGTACCGAGGATGTCATCGCCCAGCAGGCCGTAGTCGCGCGCCTGGTCGATGGCGATCTGCAGGCGCTGCACGGCGATGGGGTACTCCGCGCGCACGTAGACATAACCCTCGTCCGCACCGATCGCATAGGCCGCGATCGCCATGGCTTCGATGATCGTGTGCGGGTCGCCCTCCAGCACGCTGCGGTCCATGAACGCGCCCGGGTCGCCCTCGTCCGCGTTGCAGGCCACGTACTTCTTCTCCCCCGATGAATTGTAGGCGAACTGCCACTTCATGCCCGTGGAGAATCCGCCGCCGCCCCTGCCGCGCAGTCCGGAGCGCTTGATCTCGTCGATGACCGCCTCGCGGCTCATCTCGGTCAGCACCTTTTCCAACGCCTTGTAGCCGTCCAGCGCGATGTACTCGTCGATGTTTTCAGGGTCGATGACGCCGCAGTTGCGCAGCGCGATGCGACGCTGCTTCTTGTAAAAGCCGATCTCGTCCAGCGACTGGTGATGCGCCTCTTCCGCGGTGTGGTCCACGTAGATGAGGTGCTGCACCTGGCGTCCCTTGATGAGGTGCTCGTTTACGATCTCCTCCACGTTTTCCGGCTTGACGCGGCTGTAAAACGTGCCGTCCGGGTAGACGATGACCACCGGGCCCGCGGCACACAGGCCAAAGCAGCCCGTGCGGACGACCTTGATTTCCTTGTCGAGGTTCTTTTCCTTGAGCTGCTGCTCAAACAGGCTGATCAGCTCCTGCGAGCCGGAAGACGTGCAGCCGGTGCCGCCGCAGATCAGCACATGTGCGCGATACAAATCCATGGTTGACTCCTCCTACTTTATGGCGGCCCGCCGCCGCCCTCCGTAATCAGGCAAATCGATTACTGCCCTTCGCACGCGCCGATGGTGTACTCGTCCACTGGCCGGCCGTTTACGATGTGCTCTGCGACGACGCGGGCGACCTTTTCGGGGGTCATGTGCACGTACGTCACCTTTTCCTTGTCGGGCACGAAGACCTCGACGATCGGCTCCAGGCGGCACATGCCGATGCAGCCGGTCTGGGACACGGTGACGTGCTGCAGGCCGCGCTTGCTGACCTCATCCACAAAGGCGAGCATGACGGGCCGCGCGCCTGCGGCGATCCCACAGGTTGCCATGCCGACCACGACGCGCGTTCCTTCACGATCCTTGCGAACCCCAACCTGCCCCTTCGCCCGCTGGCGAATGGCCTCAAGCTCCGCGATGGTTTTCATAGAGTAGCACCTCCGCTTATTTGTTCAAACCCTTCCCGCAAATAATCGCGCATCCATGAGACGACCTCCGGCAGATCGAGCGGCAGCCCGTCCAGCGCGCGCCTCACTTCCCGCGTATCAAACGTAAAAGACGTATCGTCCGTCTCATATAAAAGGAAATAGTCCGGATATTCTGGCGTGCCCAGCACGAGCGTGAGCATCGTTCCCTGCAGATCCCCCATCGGCGGGCGGTCGATATTGCTGCGCCCGAAGACGCCCTTTACGCGCGTACCCTCGCCCACCCTGGAATCGATCGAGAAGGAACCGCCGCTCCCTTCCGCATTCGCCTTAAACATTGGAATGCCGAGACCCACCCTGCGCGTGGTGCGCGTGGTGGTAAAAGGGCTCGTCACCCGGGCCAGCAGGTCCGCGTCCATGCCGCAGCCGTCGTCCGCGATCTCGATCACGACCGCGTCATCCCCTGCGCTGTCGCGGATGCGCACCTGCACGAGCGACGCGCCCGCCTTGACGCTGTTTTGCACCAGATCCAGAATGTGTAGCGACAGGTCGCGCATGGCGAATCAGCTCCTGTACTTGGCCAGAATGTCCGGGATGTCGTCCGGCACGAGGCGGCCGTACACCTCGTCTCCGATCATCATGACGGGGGCGAGGCCGCAGGCGCCCAGGCAGCGGGTCGCATTCAGCGTAAACTTGCCGTCCTTGGTGGTCTTTCCAACCTCCACGTCGAGCTCCTCGGCCAAGCGGTCGAGCACCTTCTGCGAGCCCTTCACGTAGCAGGCCGTGCCCAGGCACACGCCGATGACGTGCTCGCCGTTGGGTTCGAGCGAGAACTGGGAGTAGAAGGTCGCCACGCCGTACACCTCGCTGAGCGTCACGCCCAGCCCTTCGGCGATGAAACGCTGAACCTCTTCCGGCACGTAGCCAAAGATGTTCTGCGCAGATTGTAAAACCGGCATCAGAGCACCCTGTTCGCCTTTGTGCTCGGCTATCACCGCGCGCAGCGCTTCGTACTGTTCCGCCACGTTCTTGTCCGCCATAAGAACCAAAACCTCCTTATATGCATTCACGTGCATGTTTGATGAAACGATCACAAATTCCGGTTCATTATATCATAACGCCTAAAGGATTGCATCTAAAAAAACGAGGATTATCTACGGTTAACCCCATACTTTTCCCTTTTTCACAGATTTGTTCGACAAAAAATGCCCGTTTTCCCCATACAGCACTGCGTTTCTTGTTTAGTTTTAACCCTTTGCCCGCTTCGCGATTGATTGAAAAATAGCAATCGCATCTCTGGATTCCGCCTCCAGCAGATGTCCGTCCTCCGGAATGTCCTCCAGCCGGTGCGCGTCCGAAGCGTAAAGCACCGTAAAAGCGGACAAATCAACCGCGGGGACCGGCGATCTGCGGGATACCTCCACCGCGCAGAAGCCCGCCGACTGCGGAATGAAGCCCAAGTTGGTGAGAAGGCCGTTTGCCCCCCGGTTGATGTGGGCCGGCACGGGAAGCCCGCCCATCTCCCGCGCGGTACGGGCGACCTCGTCGATTCCTGCGTCGATCGCGGAGATGAGCAGTCTCTTTTCTTCCGCGACGGCCTCGTCGTCCGCGTCCATTTGAACCTGCCGTCCGAAGAAACGCGGGACATTTTGAATATCGGGCAGCCGTTCGTACACCCATCTGTCAAAAGCAAGCGCTTGCTCCACGGTTTGAAAGTAACAGAGCACGTGCACTTCCTCGCGCGTCGTCACCTCCAGCGCGGGCAGCAGCAAAAGGCCGCGCGCGTCGGCCGCCGCCTTCACCGCGGGCAGGTTGCGCGCCGTGTTGTGGTCGCTCACGGCGATAGCGTCCAGTCCGTTCAGCCACGCCATATTGACGAGGTTGTTGGGCGTCATGTCGTCGTCCGCGCAGGGCGACAGGCACGAATGCATGTGCAGGTCAACCTTCAGCTTCACGTCCGCTCTGCCTGTCCCACGCCAAGCGCGTACATCAGGCCGCATAGCTCGTAAGCGGTCTTTTCTGATGAAAAGACGGGCACCTCCTCCTCGACCGCCTTTTCCAGCGTCGCCTTCTCCAGCTCGATCCCCTCCGGGATGATGACGCACGCCATGTCCATCAGCATGGCGACGGCGATTACGTTCATGTGCGTCTGCACCGTAATCCATGCCATGCCGGCCTGACCGTGCGCGAGCACCCAACTGAGCAAATCACAGCTGTAGCCCGTCGTCACCTCGCGCAGGAGCAACGCCTCCGGTGTCAGCAGCCGCATGCCCGTCTTTTCCATCAGCTCTTTCAGCGTCATATGTTTCTTCCTTTCTTTGCACCGGCGCGCTTCACTTGCGCGTCCTTTCCGACAGCTCAACCATCTGCTGGGCCATCACCTGCAGCCGGCTCTTGAGCCGGTAAATGCAGTCCATCTCGCCCGCGTAGCCGTTTGCGATGTCCTCCGCGAGCGTCCGGCAGGTGGGCGACCCGCAGGAGCCGCAGTCATATCCGGGCAGTTCCTTGGTGATCTGCTCAATCTTTTCCATCTTGCGCATCGCTTCCACGATGTTGTCGTCCAGCTTCATGCTGCTGCTCGGCAGGATGGGCAGGGTGTTGTAGATTGGGTACTTGTTGAGCGTGGAGACGTCCACCGACTTTTCCGGGCGCGCGTGCTCCATGCGCTCGGTGAGCTTCCGAATGGTATTCTTGGCGACATACCCGTTTTCAAATGTCAGCGGTCCGCCCACGCATCCGCCCGTGCAGGCTTGTCCCTCGAAAAAGTCCAGGTCGTTTAAGCGGTTGTTCTCGATCTCCTCCAGCACGCGGATTACGTTCTCGATGCCGTCCACCGCCATGCTGTTCTCGCTGTGAATAGCCGCCGCCTCGCCGCCGCTGTTGGCCCAGCCCACGCCGTAGGGCGTCGCCGCGGAGAGCGTCTCCTCCTGCATGCTGCTCTTTCGCATCTGCGAGGAGAGAAGACCGTAAATTTCCATGATGGAGATCGCACCATCCATCGCGGATTTTTCGTGGCCGATGGGCGAACGGATGGCCGTCATCTTCGCGGGACAGGGGGTGATGAAAAAGCAACCCACCTCCTCCGCCTGCACGCCGTGCTCCTGGCAAAACTCGCGCTTGGCCATCAGGGCCGCCACCTCCATCGGCTGACGGACGTCCACCACGTGGTCGAGCAAGTCGGGGAAGCGCACTTGAATGAGCCGCACGATCGCCGGGCAGGCGGCGGAGATGAGCGGTTTGGGCGTGTCGGGCTTCTTCAGCTTTTCAATCAGCGCCCGTGAAACCACGTCCGCGCCGCGCGCAACCTCGAACACCGCGTCAAACCCCATCAGCTTGAGGCTGGTGAGCGCCCTGTTGATGCTGCTCAAATTCTTGAACTGCCCGTAGAGCGCGGGCGCGGGCAGCGCGATCTTGTAGTGAAACCGGTTGATCGAGGCGAAGGAGTCCGTCATCGCGACCTTCGCGTGGTAAGGGCACACGCGGATGCATTCCCCGCAGTCGATACACATCTCGTCGATGATGTGCGCGCGCCCGTCGCGGACGCGAATCGCCTCCGTCGGGCAGCGTTTCAGGCAGGTGGTGCAGCCCTTGCACCGTTCCTTTTCCAGCCTGACTGAATGATACGCTCTGTTCATGGCTTGTCCCCTCGTCTTCCTTCCGTTCCCGCCGGGTATCAGTTCAGCTTGAAGCCCATGCGGATCGTCGTGCCCACGCCGACGGCGGATTCGATCGTGAAGTCGTCGGCATTGCGCTTCATGTTGGGCAGGCCCATGCCCGCGCCGAACCCGAGGGTGCGCACGTCCTCCGGCGCGGTGGAATAGCCCTCCGTCATCGCCTTTTCGATGTCCGGTATGCCCGGCCCCATATCCTTCGAGGTCACGTAGACCCAGTTTTCGTCCACCGAAAGCATGAGCTGGCCGCCCACGCTGTGAATGATGAGGTTGAGCTCGACCTCGTAGGTCGCCACCGCCACCCGGCGCAGAATGCTTACGTCCACGCCCAGCTTTTTCAGCGTGCGCTTGATCGTGGCGGACGCCTCGCCCGCC harbors:
- a CDS encoding AraC family transcriptional regulator: MTLKELMEKTGMRLLTPEALLLREVTTGYSCDLLSWVLAHGQAGMAWITVQTHMNVIAVAMLMDMACVIIPEGIELEKATLEKAVEEEVPVFSSEKTAYELCGLMYALGVGQAERT
- the nuoF gene encoding NADH-quinone oxidoreductase subunit NuoF → MDLYRAHVLICGGTGCTSSGSQELISLFEQQLKEKNLDKEIKVVRTGCFGLCAAGPVVIVYPDGTFYSRVKPENVEEIVNEHLIKGRQVQHLIYVDHTAEEAHHQSLDEIGFYKKQRRIALRNCGVIDPENIDEYIALDGYKALEKVLTEMSREAVIDEIKRSGLRGRGGGGFSTGMKWQFAYNSSGEKKYVACNADEGDPGAFMDRSVLEGDPHTIIEAMAIAAYAIGADEGYVYVRAEYPIAVQRLQIAIDQARDYGLLGDDILGTGFKFDLHIRLGAGAFVCGEETALMESIEGRRGEPRPRPPFPAVKGLFGKPTVLNNVETYANVCQIILNGADWFAAMGTERSKGTKVFALGGKIVNTGLVEIPMGTPLREIIYDIGGGIPNGKAFKAVQTGGPSGGCIPAKYLDIPIEYDSLIEIGSMMGSGGMIVMDEDNCMVDIARFFLDFTVDESCGKCTPCRIGTRRMLEILQRITRGEGQDGDIEKLEALAKNIKATALCGLGQTAPNPVLSTLKYFRDEYEAHIYEKRCPAGHCTALLNYVVTDKCRGCTLCAKVCPVGAISGEVKKQHVIDNTKCVKCGTCIEKCRFGAIIKK
- a CDS encoding ATP-binding protein, whose protein sequence is MADVSILETFDVNHGAFETAGEASATIKRTLKKLGVDVSILRRVAVATYEVELNLIIHSVGGQLMLSVDENWVYVTSKDMGPGIPDIEKAMTEGYSTAPEDVRTLGFGAGMGLPNMKRNADDFTIESAVGVGTTIRMGFKLN
- the nuoE gene encoding NADH-quinone oxidoreductase subunit NuoE → MADKNVAEQYEALRAVIAEHKGEQGALMPVLQSAQNIFGYVPEEVQRFIAEGLGVTLSEVYGVATFYSQFSLEPNGEHVIGVCLGTACYVKGSQKVLDRLAEELDVEVGKTTKDGKFTLNATRCLGACGLAPVMMIGDEVYGRLVPDDIPDILAKYRS
- a CDS encoding ATP-binding protein, giving the protein MRDLSLHILDLVQNSVKAGASLVQVRIRDSAGDDAVVIEIADDGCGMDADLLARVTSPFTTTRTTRRVGLGIPMFKANAEGSGGSFSIDSRVGEGTRVKGVFGRSNIDRPPMGDLQGTMLTLVLGTPEYPDYFLLYETDDTSFTFDTREVRRALDGLPLDLPEVVSWMRDYLREGFEQISGGATL
- a CDS encoding DUF6323 family protein — encoded protein: MKEELFQLAIRSAEQEEIGRMLACNKKLEAYGLTLREEDAKALLANRTQSLQKHERVEFAESILPKLIFAFFDSAYLSKEEYIRTVGELLDVFYLFKNESGDRLTDDELLAFMREQFDNVCFGSVEYLAETCLDRFARAIRAGYRGYEASQGAGEYEQFSEETRWEKELYDAALRELIF
- a CDS encoding NADH-dependent [FeFe] hydrogenase, group A6, translating into MDLVTLTIDGVEVQVEPGTTVLEAARKAHIHIPTLCYLKGINEIGACRLCCVDTGARSLQAACVLPVSNGMKVRTNTPAVREARKMNLELILSNHERKCLTCVRSGNCELQKLCKDLGVDDETRFEGRRTDLPADDLSPSIVREANKCVLCRRCVAACAKVQKVGVIGPVNRGFETAIAPAWGKHLSEVACVNCGQCIEACPVGALHEKDDTEKVWDLLADPEVHVVVQPAPAVRAALGEEFGMPIGTCVTGKMAAALRRLGFDRVFDTDFGADLTILEEGTELLGRLKDGGVLPMITSCSPGWIKFCEHNYPEMIPNLSSCKSPHEMVGAVVKSYYAEKNDIDPRKIAVVSIMPCTAKKFEAKRPELARDGMQDVDVVLTTRELARMIKQAGIDFAKLPDEDFDDMLGESTGAGVIFGVTGGVMEAALRTVYEVVTGKTLDKVEFEDVRGFEGVKEACVKVGDMDVKVAVAHGTGNAARLMDAVKAGEKDYHFIEIMGCPGGCVTGGGQPIVCADVQVEVNVKELRARALYGEDEGKALRKSHENPSVKKLYAEFLQEPNSHKAHKLLHTTYTAREKY
- a CDS encoding (2Fe-2S) ferredoxin domain-containing protein, with the protein product MKTIAELEAIRQRAKGQVGVRKDREGTRVVVGMATCGIAAGARPVMLAFVDEVSKRGLQHVTVSQTGCIGMCRLEPIVEVFVPDKEKVTYVHMTPEKVARVVAEHIVNGRPVDEYTIGACEGQ
- a CDS encoding PHP domain-containing protein; this translates as MKLKVDLHMHSCLSPCADDDMTPNNLVNMAWLNGLDAIAVSDHNTARNLPAVKAAADARGLLLLPALEVTTREEVHVLCYFQTVEQALAFDRWVYERLPDIQNVPRFFGRQVQMDADDEAVAEEKRLLISAIDAGIDEVARTAREMGGLPVPAHINRGANGLLTNLGFIPQSAGFCAVEVSRRSPVPAVDLSAFTVLYASDAHRLEDIPEDGHLLEAESRDAIAIFQSIAKRAKG
- a CDS encoding [Fe-Fe] hydrogenase large subunit C-terminal domain-containing protein; this translates as MNRAYHSVRLEKERCKGCTTCLKRCPTEAIRVRDGRAHIIDEMCIDCGECIRVCPYHAKVAMTDSFASINRFHYKIALPAPALYGQFKNLSSINRALTSLKLMGFDAVFEVARGADVVSRALIEKLKKPDTPKPLISAACPAIVRLIQVRFPDLLDHVVDVRQPMEVAALMAKREFCQEHGVQAEEVGCFFITPCPAKMTAIRSPIGHEKSAMDGAISIMEIYGLLSSQMRKSSMQEETLSAATPYGVGWANSGGEAAAIHSENSMAVDGIENVIRVLEEIENNRLNDLDFFEGQACTGGCVGGPLTFENGYVAKNTIRKLTERMEHARPEKSVDVSTLNKYPIYNTLPILPSSSMKLDDNIVEAMRKMEKIEQITKELPGYDCGSCGSPTCRTLAEDIANGYAGEMDCIYRLKSRLQVMAQQMVELSERTRK
- a CDS encoding DUF6179 domain-containing protein — its product is MIEAEEALLVVARLARKYAGNDSTSIPYETAGQLMEAALYCIREGERRLTASALPTQSKPTAQALYDMGLEAIRQKALFCRMKYERLQRTFQSYGVSFYEEAVTREIPFFLTHYDVLFSPHEHGIALSYPTRRPIGDLQGVHAVSVYLSYLSMEQRFLSTLSKQFVRGALHFYSAEYRDLPFNLCGVVLRSVIGHAVAQKTLRLPELNAADYREIAAFFKDRNRAQTEELLKSLILECVRAAGLGDEMAEYLLSGTEGDARELDWALRSKRLESFFKQ